The sequence ACCAAGCAGAAGCAGAGCAAGTTTGATTTGCTGTGGCCAATTTTTTATGCCATCTCGACATAGCTGCTGCTCGATTGATTCATATATGGCACTAGCCATTTTCGTcagcatcgccgccgtcgccagagGGAAGAAGGCGCgcgaaggaggagggggaggtgaaGGTCCTGTAGTGGCGGAGCGCCGAGCTAgagcggaggtggtggtgttgTGGTCGGAGCTAGAGTCCGAGCGGTGGCGCGCCGAGCTGAAGCGGCTGTGGCGCTGTGCGTGCAAAtcggggaggcggaggtggaggccgtGGAGCTCGTGCGAGGGTACCAGTGTTGTGTCCACGAGCTCGCCcgggagctcgtcgccgccaaATTAGTCGTCTCCACGTCCTCATGAGATGGGATTTTTTCATCTCTTGCGGAGACATTGAAATGTCATCCTAGAGGAGCAGGATGATGCCGCTGGCGTCGGTGTGGGCACATTGGTAGGCCAGTTACATGACGACGACGATCCGCTCCACTCCGCTGTTCGCTGCCGCTTCTCCCGCCCTGCTCTGCCCCGCCGCTCCACCCGCGGCCCCTTTGCCCTCTGCTCCACCCGCCCCGCTTTGCCCCTTTGCTCCGTccgtcgccgctccgccccACCAATCACCCGTTCCGGCCGCTGCCCGCCCCGCTCTACCAGCTTGCTCCGGGAGtcgccgctccggtcgccgccggctggagagagagacgatagagagaagagggagtagtgaggatgacatgtggggccacatgggccccaccattttttatttgtttgtgtgtgaaactgacaggtggaccctacatattttattatttttctagatgaattgccacgtaagcgcacgtcaatgtcatgtgggatgaagacctagtcaaagaaGCCACGTAGGCCAAAGCCGAGGACAATACTGCTGAGGGATCTTGTTTGCACGGTTTTATAGGTtgagggatgcgttgtatccggttttgtgttTCAGGGATGAATTTTAGACACGacaacaaattgagggacctaaagtgaacttattccaggATGAGACACCACCACGGGTAATGGCCCAAATACCACCTGCCTGGGCCCCGTCTCTCTCAACTTGTGTGCGTGCAGGCCCAAACCCAAAGAATTCCTTGATGCCGGAGCGAATGAATTTGTGGTCAGGGAAACTATCTTTGATCACTGCATGGGATATCctatttgcatgtcacttaactgttatgaaaaaatttaagaagatatatcaatatgtgatataacactccacaagcttacaagttcaaatttaacttctatatctcataacgaaaaaacaaattaaaccgcAGCTTGTTAACgtatatttacaattaaatttgttttttccgtTGTAAgatatagaagttaaatttgaacttgcggagtgatatatcacatattaatagaccttttcaaattttttaggACAACGAGGGTTATCCCCTCACGAATCAAAATCAACATCCTTTATGGTCATGTAATTAGTTGAAAGTTGAAAGGTGTGACGCCAGGTGTCTGTCGTGGATCATTTAACCGGTGCCTTGACAGAGAAGAGACTACCCACCCGGTGACCGCGTGGGGCAACGGGGACTTGGCTGCGGAAACGACAATATGGCCCCGTTTAGTTACCCAAAATTTCTTTcctaaaaaacatcacattgaatatttggacatatgtatgaagtattaaatatagataaataaaaaaactaattgcacagttagagagaaatcgcgagacaaatcttttaagtctaattagtccatgattagccataagtgctacagtaacccacatatgctaatgacgggttaattaaactcaaaagattcgtctcgcggttttccaggcgagttatgaaattagtttttttattcgtatcCGGAAAACCCTTCCGctatccggtcaaacatccgatgtgacactaaaaaaatttcttttcgtgaactaaacaggccctatgtACTCTAGAAGATGACATGACACGACACGGTGGGTGTGGTCTCATCGATCGGCACCACGTACGCGGCCTCGGTCTCAACGAACGAACGTCTCGCCGGCCGGCCTCCAGCTTAATTTGTTCTATATAACCCGGGAGGTGCCATTTGCAACGATCGAATACCAGCGAGACAACCAGACGCCGGCCCTTGGAAGCTAGCTAGCATGTTCAGCCACCATGGGCACGGCCACGGCCAATACCAGCCTCCGGCGACCGGTCCCCAGCACGAGCCGACGTTCAAGATCTTCTGCCGCGCCGACGAGGGGTACTGCCTTACCGTCCGCCacgacgccgtcgtcctcgcgcCAACCAACCCCCGCGACGACTGCCAGGCACCACCACCAtaatattttcttcttctgctaGGCTATGTGGCTCTGTGCTCATCTCTTAATTACTAGCTTCTCTCTAATCCGGACCATGGCATGCAGCACTGGTACAAGGACATGCGGCACAGCACGAGGGTGAAGGACGAGGAGGGCCACCCGGCGTTCGCGCTCGTCAACCGCGCCACCGGCCTCGCCGTCAAGCACTCGCTCGGCCAATCCCACCCCGTATGTCGATCACCATTAGTTCATCCACGCATGCAGTCTTCGCGCGCCATCTTAACTGTTTTACATGCATGATCGATCGACGCTCCTGTCCTGATGCAGGTGAAGCTGGTGCCGTACAACCCAGAGTACCAGGACGAGTCGGTGCTGTGGACCGAGAGCAAGGACGTCGGCCATGGCTTCCGCTGCATCCGCATGGTCAACAACATCTACCTCAACTTGGACGCCTTCCACGGCGACAAGTCCCACGGCGGCGTGCACGACGGCACCACCGTCGTGCTCTGGGAGTGGTGCAAGGGCGACAACCAGTGCTGGAAGATCCTCCCCTGGGGCCCCGAGGcgtacgcgccgccgccgccgccagcataCGGGCACCAGGcatacccgccgccgccgcccaaccgTGAACCTGGCCACGGCTACCACCCCGCACCTGCGTTCtacccgccgcagccgccaccgaGCCACGATGAGCCGGGCTACGGCTACCGTCCACCGCCGGGCGGACCACCCGGTGCAGGGTACGGCAACCGGCTGCCCCGCGCGCTGGCGTCGGAGCCCACCGTGCGCATCCTGTGCAGGGCCGACGAGGCGTACAGCCTCACCGTCAGGAACGGCGCCGTCTGCCTTGCACCAACCAATCCCAGGGATGACTTCCAGGTTATTTCCGTTGCATACAATTCCATCTCAAATTCTTAACACCGATAGATCAACTCCATCGTGATCTTGTCTAACTATTCTAATCATGTTCAAATCCGATTTGCAGCACTGGGTGAAGGACATGAGGCACAGCACGAGCATCAAGGACGAGGAAGGCTACCCGGCGTTCGCGCTGGTGAACAAGGCCACCGGGGAAGCCATCAAGCACTCCCTCGGACAGAGCCACCctgtatgtacatacatacatctTCTTCATTAGATAATTAATTCAGTCTGTTTcatatatgtcaaaaaatctgCGTCGTAGTAGTAGCAATCAACGCTTACGATTTCTGGAATGGCGTCACATGATGTGAATTTGTCGCAAAACCACTACTACACTAGTAGTTGATGATCTGACACGTTCGTCTGCACGCAGGTTAGGCTGGTGCCATACAACCCGGAGTACCTGGACGAGTCGGTGCTGTGGACGGAGAGCAAGGACGTCGGCCATGGCTTCCGCTGCGTCCGCATGGTGAACAACATCTACCTCAACTTTGACGCCTTCCATGGCGACAAGGACCACGGCGGCGTCCACGACGGCACCACCGTCGTGCTCTGGGAGTGGTGTAAGGGCGACAACCAGCGCTGGAAGATCCTCCCCTGGTGTAAGTAATTATCACCGATATATAGCTTAATTAGTCAAAATCTTTCAACTGACATTGTTTGGTTTTGTTCCTTCTGACGCAGAAATCGAGAGACCGTCAACAAAAGCATCGATCGATCCGTCACCTGTGCTTGCATTTGGCACTGTTCGAGTtcgaccatgcatgcatgtcgtgTTACTGTTGCGTGTCCTGTGTTTATGTCACTGCAGAATAAATCAGGGTCTCGCTGTCAGCAGAGATCAGATGACCCCCTCCCTGCTGTTTGGTGTGGATCCATGCGTATATGCGCATCTTTTGTACGAAGTTCTACTAGTTCATGTCATGAGATGCCTGTCTACTCTGCCCAGTTTGCTTCTGGCGAGATGAGTACTGCTCCGGTTTGATACTCTACTACAGTACTATGCGGTTGATCTATATGTTTGGTACATCTGCTTCGACGACTCAATTATGACAAATGGTTAATCCCGATGACACCACACCTAATACCCGCGATTAATTCCGCTAGCTATAAAAGGCCGTGAGTAATTAAGTCAACACTGAAGattattgtcatattattgcacAGAGCAGGTTTGTTAAGATCGTTGTGGTCATaaaattaaatcaaaatttCCGTGTAACAACGCCGCTCTTCGCGCCTTCCTCACCAGCTGCTCCAGGCCTCTCCGTCCTgcgctcctcccgccgcctttgccgctgccgcctctcgccgccaaGGCGGTGGAGGTTGTGCCGAAGCGCAGTGAGCGTATCGCTGCTAAGATGGCACTTGAGGCGCTTGAGGGGCCGATCCACGCAGTGTCGCGCGCCCAGCGCAACCTGATGCGGAAGCTCGGCCTAGTTCTGGAGAGGGGCCCGGTCACGGCCGAGGCGGTCGCGGCTTACAACGCCCTCTTCTCCAAGCCACTTTCCCAGGAGCACATCATCGCGCTCTCCTCGCTCTTCTCCATCTCCTTGCCCTCGGCCAAGGCTGCGGAGGCGTTGGTCGTGTGCGGCTAATCGGTTTCTTCTCTTCTGCTCTCGGTGTGGTCCCCCTCAATGGGATCATGCAACGAGAACGTTTTGGTGTGGAACGTGCGAGGTCTGAACTCGCGCGCCCACTGGGATGCTGTGCATGATGTAGTCCGTAATGAGCATGTCTCTCTTCTCTGTCTTCAGGAGACTATTATGGATGTAATCCCCTCTCGTACTATTCTGGAAATGCTAGGCCTCGACTTTGAT is a genomic window of Oryza glaberrima chromosome 7, OglaRS2, whole genome shotgun sequence containing:
- the LOC127779047 gene encoding ricin B-like lectin R40C1, with the protein product MFSHHGHGHGQYQPPATGPQHEPTFKIFCRADEGYCLTVRHDAVVLAPTNPRDDCQHWYKDMRHSTRVKDEEGHPAFALVNRATGLAVKHSLGQSHPVKLVPYNPEYQDESVLWTESKDVGHGFRCIRMVNNIYLNLDAFHGDKSHGGVHDGTTVVLWEWCKGDNQCWKILPWGPEAYAPPPPPAYGHQAYPPPPPNREPGHGYHPAPAFYPPQPPPSHDEPGYGYRPPPGGPPGAGYGNRLPRALASEPTVRILCRADEAYSLTVRNGAVCLAPTNPRDDFQHWVKDMRHSTSIKDEEGYPAFALVNKATGEAIKHSLGQSHPVRLVPYNPEYLDESVLWTESKDVGHGFRCVRMVNNIYLNFDAFHGDKDHGGVHDGTTVVLWEWCKGDNQRWKILPW